A genomic window from Salvelinus alpinus chromosome 10, SLU_Salpinus.1, whole genome shotgun sequence includes:
- the LOC139533034 gene encoding zinc finger protein 585A-like isoform X2: MASVKLEDCSQTLELNVNIKEEEEEKIRTTVSHGHHVETFSTSREQQQEDQRAKRSHHCPHCEEIFPFLSKLKIHLKIHTGERPYSCSDCGKCFKTSTELKVHQRTHTGEKPYYCSDCGKCFKTYSQLKVHQRTHTGEKPFFCSDCGISFSQLSNLKSHERIHTGEKPYSCSDCGKCFKTLYELKVHQRTHTGEKPFFCSDCGVSFSHLGTLKTHQLIHTGEKAYVCSDCGKRFKTSTELKVHQKTHTVEKPYVCSDCGKCFKTSTELKVHQRTHTGEKPYYCSDCGTSFSKFSHLKTHERIHTGDKPFFCSDCGASFSRLGTLKTHQLIHTGAKPYSCSDCGKCFKKSNELKVHQRTHTGEKPFFCADCGTCFSQLSHLKSHERIHTGEKPFSCSDCGKCFTTSTHLKVHQRTHTGEKPYYCSDCGKKIKTSNELKIHQRTHTGEKPFFCSDCGASFSHLGTLKTHQLIHTGEKPYVCSDCGKRFKTSTQLKVHQMTHTGEKPYVCSDCGKCFKTSTELKVHQRTHTGEKPYYCSDCGTSFSKFSHLKTHERIHTGEKPYSCSDCGASFSRLGTLKTHQRIHTGEKPYVCSDCGKRFKTSTQLKVHQRTHTGEKPFLCPDCGTSFSQLFNLKSHERIHTGEKPYSCSDCGKCFKTSNELKVNQRTHTGEKLYSCSNCGVSFSRLDTLKTPTYT; this comes from the coding sequence GACACCATGTTGAGACATTCTCTACATCCAGAGAGCAACAGCAGGAAGATCAGAGAGCTAAGAGGTCTCATCACTGCCCACACTGTGAAGAGATTTTCCCATTTCTTTCAAAGCTAAAAATACACCtaaaaatacacacaggagagaggccttactcctgctctgactgtggaaaatgcttcaaaacatcaactgagctaaaagttcatcagagaacacacacaggagagaagccttattactgctctgactgtggaaaatgttttaaaacataCTCTCAGCTAAaggttcatcagagaacacacacaggagagaagcctttcttctgctctgactgtggaattAGTTTCTCTCAACTTTCCAACTTAAaatcacatgaacgtatacatacaggggagaagccatactcctgctctgactgtgggaaatgtTTTAAAACATTATATGAGCTAAAAgttcaccagagaacacacacaggagagaagcctttcttctgctctgactgtggggtgAGTTTCTCTCATCTGGGCACCTTAAAAACACACCAACTTATACACACCGGAGAGAAGGCTTacgtctgctctgactgtggaaaacgcttcaaaacatcaactgagctaaaagttcatcagaAGACTCACACTGTAGAGAAGCCTTacgtctgctctgactgtggaaaatgcttcaaaacatcaactgagctaaaagttcatcagagaacacacacaggagagaagccgtattactgctctgactgtggaactaGTTTCTCAAAATTTTCCCACTTAAaaacacatgaacgtatacatacaggagaCAAGCCTTtcttctgctctgactgtggggcgAGTTTCTCTCGTCTGGGAACCTTAAAAACACACCAACTTATACACACAGGAGCGAAGCCTtattcctgctctgactgtggaaaatgttttaaaaaatcaaatgaactaaaagttcatcagagaacacacacaggagagaagcctttcttCTGCGCTGACTGTGGAACTTGTTTCTCTCAACTTTCCCACTTAAAgtcacatgaacgtatacatacaggggagaagccattctcctgctctgactgtggaaaatgcttcacaacatcaactcatctaaaagttcatcagagaacacacacaggagagaaaccttattactgctctgactgtggaaaaaaaattaaaacatcaAATGAGCTGAAAATTCATCAgaggactcacacaggagagaagcctttcttctgctctgactgtggggcaAGTTTCTCTCATCTGGGCACCTTAAAAACACACCAACTTATACACACCGGAGAGAAGCCTTacgtctgctctgactgtggaaaacgTTTTAAAACATCAACTCAGCTAAAAGTTCATCAgatgactcacacaggagagaagccttacgtctgctctgactgtggaaaatgcttcaaaacatccactgagctaaaagttcatcagagaacacacacaggagagaagccgtattactgctctgactgtggaactaGTTTCTCTAAATTTTCCCACTTAAaaacacatgaacgtatacatacaggagagaagccatactcctgctctgactgtggggcgAGTTTCTCTCGTCTGGGCACCTTAAAAACACAccaacgtatacacacaggagagaagccttacgtctgctctgactgtggaaaacgTTTTAAAACATCAACTCagctaaaagttcatcagagaacacacacaggagagaagcctttcttATGCCCTGACTGTGGAACTAGTTTCTCTCAACTTTTCAACTTAAaatcacatgaacgtatacatacaggggagaagccatactcctgctctgactgtggaaaatgttttaaaacatcAAATGAGCTAAAAGTTAATCAGAGAACACATACAGGAGAAAAGCTTTACTCCTGTTCTAACTGTGGGGTGAGTTTCTCTCGACTGGATACCTTAAAAACACCAACATATACATGA
- the LOC139533034 gene encoding zinc finger protein 585A-like isoform X1 — protein sequence MASVKLEDCSQTLELNVNIKDEEDEEEKIRTTVSHGHHVETFSTSREQQQEDQRAKRSHHCPHCEEIFPFLSKLKIHLKIHTGERPYSCSDCGKCFKTSTELKVHQRTHTGEKPYYCSDCGKCFKTYSQLKVHQRTHTGEKPFFCSDCGISFSQLSNLKSHERIHTGEKPYSCSDCGKCFKTLYELKVHQRTHTGEKPFFCSDCGVSFSHLGTLKTHQLIHTGEKAYVCSDCGKRFKTSTELKVHQKTHTVEKPYVCSDCGKCFKTSTELKVHQRTHTGEKPYYCSDCGTSFSKFSHLKTHERIHTGDKPFFCSDCGASFSRLGTLKTHQLIHTGAKPYSCSDCGKCFKKSNELKVHQRTHTGEKPFFCADCGTCFSQLSHLKSHERIHTGEKPFSCSDCGKCFTTSTHLKVHQRTHTGEKPYYCSDCGKKIKTSNELKIHQRTHTGEKPFFCSDCGASFSHLGTLKTHQLIHTGEKPYVCSDCGKRFKTSTQLKVHQMTHTGEKPYVCSDCGKCFKTSTELKVHQRTHTGEKPYYCSDCGTSFSKFSHLKTHERIHTGEKPYSCSDCGASFSRLGTLKTHQRIHTGEKPYVCSDCGKRFKTSTQLKVHQRTHTGEKPFLCPDCGTSFSQLFNLKSHERIHTGEKPYSCSDCGKCFKTSNELKVNQRTHTGEKLYSCSNCGVSFSRLDTLKTPTYT from the coding sequence GACACCATGTTGAGACATTCTCTACATCCAGAGAGCAACAGCAGGAAGATCAGAGAGCTAAGAGGTCTCATCACTGCCCACACTGTGAAGAGATTTTCCCATTTCTTTCAAAGCTAAAAATACACCtaaaaatacacacaggagagaggccttactcctgctctgactgtggaaaatgcttcaaaacatcaactgagctaaaagttcatcagagaacacacacaggagagaagccttattactgctctgactgtggaaaatgttttaaaacataCTCTCAGCTAAaggttcatcagagaacacacacaggagagaagcctttcttctgctctgactgtggaattAGTTTCTCTCAACTTTCCAACTTAAaatcacatgaacgtatacatacaggggagaagccatactcctgctctgactgtgggaaatgtTTTAAAACATTATATGAGCTAAAAgttcaccagagaacacacacaggagagaagcctttcttctgctctgactgtggggtgAGTTTCTCTCATCTGGGCACCTTAAAAACACACCAACTTATACACACCGGAGAGAAGGCTTacgtctgctctgactgtggaaaacgcttcaaaacatcaactgagctaaaagttcatcagaAGACTCACACTGTAGAGAAGCCTTacgtctgctctgactgtggaaaatgcttcaaaacatcaactgagctaaaagttcatcagagaacacacacaggagagaagccgtattactgctctgactgtggaactaGTTTCTCAAAATTTTCCCACTTAAaaacacatgaacgtatacatacaggagaCAAGCCTTtcttctgctctgactgtggggcgAGTTTCTCTCGTCTGGGAACCTTAAAAACACACCAACTTATACACACAGGAGCGAAGCCTtattcctgctctgactgtggaaaatgttttaaaaaatcaaatgaactaaaagttcatcagagaacacacacaggagagaagcctttcttCTGCGCTGACTGTGGAACTTGTTTCTCTCAACTTTCCCACTTAAAgtcacatgaacgtatacatacaggggagaagccattctcctgctctgactgtggaaaatgcttcacaacatcaactcatctaaaagttcatcagagaacacacacaggagagaaaccttattactgctctgactgtggaaaaaaaattaaaacatcaAATGAGCTGAAAATTCATCAgaggactcacacaggagagaagcctttcttctgctctgactgtggggcaAGTTTCTCTCATCTGGGCACCTTAAAAACACACCAACTTATACACACCGGAGAGAAGCCTTacgtctgctctgactgtggaaaacgTTTTAAAACATCAACTCAGCTAAAAGTTCATCAgatgactcacacaggagagaagccttacgtctgctctgactgtggaaaatgcttcaaaacatccactgagctaaaagttcatcagagaacacacacaggagagaagccgtattactgctctgactgtggaactaGTTTCTCTAAATTTTCCCACTTAAaaacacatgaacgtatacatacaggagagaagccatactcctgctctgactgtggggcgAGTTTCTCTCGTCTGGGCACCTTAAAAACACAccaacgtatacacacaggagagaagccttacgtctgctctgactgtggaaaacgTTTTAAAACATCAACTCagctaaaagttcatcagagaacacacacaggagagaagcctttcttATGCCCTGACTGTGGAACTAGTTTCTCTCAACTTTTCAACTTAAaatcacatgaacgtatacatacaggggagaagccatactcctgctctgactgtggaaaatgttttaaaacatcAAATGAGCTAAAAGTTAATCAGAGAACACATACAGGAGAAAAGCTTTACTCCTGTTCTAACTGTGGGGTGAGTTTCTCTCGACTGGATACCTTAAAAACACCAACATATACATGA